A DNA window from Ornithinimicrobium humiphilum contains the following coding sequences:
- a CDS encoding ABC transporter permease has protein sequence MIAGVAWDTLGDLALRHLYLAGVPLLVGLLVSLPLGWLASRVRWLGSTVVAGTGLMYTIPSLALFILLPLVLGTRILDDTNVLVAMTIYTVALLTRTVADGVGSVPAHVRQAATAMGYGELRRVVAVDLPLAIPVIAAGLRVAAVSNVSIVSVAALIGVSQFGSLFTDGFNRNAMGPIVVGTLACVVLALLLDALIALVARGLTPWLRRGVPS, from the coding sequence GTGATCGCAGGGGTGGCCTGGGACACCCTGGGCGACCTGGCGCTGCGCCACCTCTACCTCGCCGGGGTGCCCCTGCTGGTCGGGCTGCTCGTCAGCCTCCCGCTCGGCTGGCTCGCGTCCCGGGTGCGCTGGCTCGGCTCGACCGTGGTCGCGGGCACCGGGCTGATGTACACGATCCCCTCGCTCGCGCTCTTCATCCTGCTGCCGCTCGTGCTGGGCACCCGGATCCTCGACGACACCAACGTGCTCGTCGCGATGACGATCTACACCGTCGCGCTGCTCACCCGCACGGTCGCCGACGGCGTCGGCTCGGTGCCCGCGCACGTGCGGCAGGCCGCCACCGCGATGGGTTACGGCGAGCTGCGCCGCGTGGTGGCGGTCGACCTGCCCCTGGCGATCCCCGTCATCGCCGCGGGCCTGCGCGTCGCCGCGGTGAGCAACGTCTCGATCGTCTCGGTCGCCGCGCTGATCGGCGTCAGCCAGTTCGGCTCGCTCTTCACCGACGGCTTCAACCGCAACGCGATGGGGCCGATCGTCGTCGGCACCCTCGCCTGCGTCGTGCTCGCGCTGCTCCTCGACGCGCTCATCGCGCTCGTCGCCCGGGGTCTGACGCCGTGGCTCCGCCGGGGGGTGCCGTCGTGA
- a CDS encoding ABC transporter permease codes for MIDQTWAWLTDPASWTGTRGILAQSLAHLRYSFVALLVAAVVAVPVGLSVGHTGRGRWLAVNVAGSFRAIPSLGVLFIAVLLLLPRLRGELAFELPALLVLVLLAIPPILSGTYAGVQATDAAARDAARGMGMTGTQVLLQVEVPGAMPLVMSGLRAAMLQIIGTATIAAVVGLGGLGRFLIDGQASRDYAQMAGGAIVVAALALTVDLVLALAQRVVVSPGLTAAVRR; via the coding sequence GTGATCGACCAGACCTGGGCGTGGCTGACCGACCCCGCCAGCTGGACCGGGACGCGGGGCATCCTGGCGCAGTCGCTGGCGCACCTGCGCTACTCCTTCGTCGCGCTCCTCGTCGCCGCGGTGGTCGCGGTCCCGGTGGGGCTGTCGGTCGGGCACACCGGACGAGGCCGCTGGCTGGCGGTCAACGTCGCCGGCTCCTTCCGGGCGATCCCCTCCCTCGGGGTGCTGTTCATCGCCGTGCTCCTGCTGCTGCCCCGGCTGCGCGGCGAGCTGGCCTTCGAGCTCCCGGCCCTGCTCGTGCTGGTGCTGCTGGCCATACCCCCGATCCTGTCCGGCACCTATGCCGGCGTGCAGGCGACCGATGCCGCCGCCCGCGACGCGGCCCGGGGCATGGGGATGACCGGCACCCAGGTCCTGCTCCAGGTGGAGGTCCCGGGAGCCATGCCGCTGGTGATGTCCGGCCTGCGGGCGGCGATGCTGCAGATCATCGGGACCGCGACGATCGCGGCGGTGGTCGGGCTGGGCGGGCTCGGCCGTTTCCTCATCGACGGGCAGGCCAGCCGCGACTACGCGCAGATGGCCGGCGGCGCGATCGTCGTCGCCGCGCTCGCCCTCACCGTCGACCTCGTGCTCGCCCTGGCCCAGCGGGTCGTCGTCTCGCCCGGCCTCACCGCTGCCGTTCGGCGTTGA
- a CDS encoding ABC transporter substrate-binding protein — translation MLDLARTTVERVLMRRTSLTVLSLTAALVLTGCGGGGDPLDADTEDTGSETGAGTGDGAATVVIGSANFPENELLAEIYAAALSDAGVEVSTTLNIGSRETYMAGLQDGSIDLIPEYTGGLATYLNPEITATSPEDVLQEAQDNLPAGLQLLEISEAEDKDALVVTRETADELGLTSIADLTDQAGDLVLGGPPEFETRPNGVAGLAEVYGVEFGSFRPLAAGSNLTVQALVNGQVNAANIFTTDPAIEENDLVILEDPESLFAAQNIVPLISSEVVNPAVEDALDAVSAALTTENLTAMMVQVITEGQDPADVARQFVDENLR, via the coding sequence ATGCTGGACCTCGCCCGGACCACCGTCGAAAGGGTGCTCATGCGCCGCACCAGCCTGACCGTCCTGTCCCTGACCGCCGCCCTCGTGCTCACCGGCTGCGGAGGCGGCGGCGACCCGCTCGACGCCGACACCGAGGACACCGGCTCGGAGACCGGGGCCGGCACCGGTGACGGTGCCGCGACCGTCGTCATCGGCTCGGCGAACTTCCCCGAGAACGAGCTGCTCGCCGAGATCTACGCCGCCGCCCTCTCCGACGCGGGCGTCGAGGTCTCGACCACGCTCAACATCGGCAGCCGCGAGACCTACATGGCCGGCCTGCAGGACGGGTCGATCGACCTCATCCCCGAGTACACCGGGGGCCTGGCCACCTACCTCAACCCCGAGATCACCGCGACCTCCCCGGAGGACGTGCTGCAGGAGGCCCAGGACAACCTGCCCGCGGGGCTGCAGCTGCTGGAGATCAGCGAGGCCGAGGACAAGGACGCGCTCGTCGTGACCCGCGAGACCGCCGACGAGCTCGGCCTCACTTCCATCGCCGACCTCACGGACCAGGCCGGCGACCTCGTGCTCGGCGGTCCGCCGGAGTTCGAGACCCGCCCCAACGGCGTCGCCGGGCTGGCCGAGGTCTACGGCGTGGAGTTCGGCAGCTTCCGTCCGCTGGCCGCCGGGTCCAACCTCACCGTCCAGGCGCTGGTCAACGGCCAGGTCAACGCGGCCAACATCTTCACGACCGACCCGGCGATCGAGGAGAACGACCTCGTGATCCTCGAGGACCCGGAGTCGCTCTTCGCCGCCCAGAACATCGTGCCCCTGATCAGCAGCGAGGTGGTCAACCCCGCGGTCGAGGACGCGCTCGACGCGGTCTCCGCGGCCCTGACGACGGAGAACCTCACGGCGATGATGGTGCAGGTCATCACCGAGGGCCAGGACCCCGCCGACGTCGCCCGCCAGTTCGTCGACGAGAACCTGCGATGA
- a CDS encoding cryptochrome/photolyase family protein has protein sequence MTALLWLRRDLRTSDHPALLAAREAAGGGALAVVFVVDPALWRGGGPVRRAWVAASVRAVAERLDGRLVLRAGDPVEVVPALARELGATSVHVTRETFPTGARRDARVRAALDEEVAWVETGTPYAVGPGLVRNGSGDPYKVFTPFSRAWEEHGWPQPAPTPRRLDLVDAPSDPAAERALVEALAVDDLPRLPEPGQAAALARWRSFLGADLAGYRSGRDRPDLDATSRLSPYLKVGAVHPRTLLVELEEHRGEGATAYRTELAWREFYADVLHHHPHSAWRDLRDGLSGLRYDEPEDAVEAWRTGRTGYPVVDAGMRQLLAEGWMHNRVRMITASFLTKDLHVWWPVGARHFLDHLVDGDLASNNHGWQWVAGTGTDAAPYFRVFNPVTQGLRFDPDGDYVRRWVPELAHLPGRAAHEPWDHPQGYDHDYPRRIVDHAEERREALRRYEAVR, from the coding sequence ATGACCGCCCTCCTGTGGCTCCGCCGCGACCTCCGGACCAGCGACCACCCGGCCCTGCTGGCCGCCCGCGAGGCCGCGGGAGGAGGAGCGCTGGCGGTGGTCTTCGTCGTCGACCCGGCGCTCTGGCGCGGTGGCGGTCCGGTCCGCCGCGCCTGGGTCGCCGCCTCCGTCCGCGCGGTGGCGGAGCGGCTGGACGGTCGGCTGGTCCTGCGCGCCGGCGACCCCGTCGAGGTGGTGCCCGCGCTGGCCCGTGAGCTCGGCGCGACCTCGGTGCACGTCACCCGCGAGACCTTCCCCACCGGCGCCCGGCGCGACGCGCGGGTGCGTGCGGCGCTCGACGAGGAGGTCGCCTGGGTCGAGACCGGCACGCCCTATGCCGTGGGGCCCGGCCTGGTCCGCAACGGCTCCGGTGACCCCTACAAGGTGTTCACCCCCTTCTCCCGCGCCTGGGAGGAGCACGGCTGGCCGCAGCCCGCTCCCACGCCCCGCCGCCTCGACCTCGTCGACGCACCGTCCGACCCCGCCGCCGAGCGGGCTCTCGTCGAGGCGCTCGCCGTGGACGACCTGCCCCGGCTGCCCGAGCCCGGCCAGGCCGCGGCCCTGGCGCGCTGGCGGTCCTTCCTCGGGGCCGACCTCGCCGGCTACCGCTCCGGCCGGGACCGGCCAGACCTCGACGCGACCAGCCGGCTCTCGCCCTACCTCAAGGTCGGGGCCGTCCACCCGCGCACCCTGCTCGTCGAGCTGGAGGAGCACCGCGGCGAGGGTGCCACGGCATACCGGACCGAGCTGGCATGGCGGGAGTTCTACGCCGACGTCCTCCACCACCACCCCCACAGCGCCTGGCGCGACCTGCGCGACGGGCTGTCAGGGCTGCGCTACGACGAGCCCGAGGACGCGGTCGAGGCGTGGCGGACCGGACGGACCGGCTATCCGGTCGTCGACGCGGGCATGCGGCAGCTGCTCGCCGAGGGCTGGATGCACAACCGGGTGCGGATGATCACCGCCAGCTTCCTCACCAAGGACCTGCACGTGTGGTGGCCGGTCGGCGCGCGGCACTTCCTCGACCACCTGGTCGACGGCGACCTCGCCTCCAACAACCACGGCTGGCAGTGGGTGGCCGGCACCGGGACCGATGCCGCGCCCTACTTCCGCGTCTTCAACCCGGTGACCCAGGGGCTGCGCTTCGACCCCGACGGCGACTACGTGCGGCGCTGGGTGCCCGAGCTGGCCCATCTGCCGGGCCGGGCCGCGCACGAGCCGTGGGACCACCCCCAGGGCTACGACCACGACTACCCGCGACGCATCGTCGACCACGCCGAGGAGCGGCGCGAGGCGCTGCGGCGCTACGAGGCCGTGCGCTAG
- a CDS encoding DUF4397 domain-containing protein produces MRKTATTATVLLGGVALAALAAPATAAEDESTVSVLHGVPGLTVDVYINGEEALPDFAPGTLTDPMMLAAGTYDIDVYADGDTPDSAEPAISAAGLEVPGGANLTLAAHLGEDGTPMLSAFVNDVSATEAGQARLTVRHAAAAPAVDVRAGGSPVIEGLTNPDEEVLNLDAGTVSADVVLAGTDEVVLGPADVELAEGTNTIVYAWGSAEDGSLDLAVQTIDGLHSAPEGVPSGQGGLADSGALLVLALAGAAGAVVAGRSVVRANATVA; encoded by the coding sequence ATGCGCAAGACCGCCACCACCGCCACCGTCCTGCTGGGCGGCGTCGCCCTCGCCGCGCTGGCCGCCCCGGCCACCGCCGCCGAGGACGAGTCGACCGTCTCCGTGCTGCACGGTGTGCCGGGCCTGACCGTCGACGTCTACATCAACGGCGAGGAGGCCCTGCCCGACTTCGCCCCCGGCACCCTGACCGACCCGATGATGCTGGCCGCGGGCACCTACGACATCGACGTCTACGCCGACGGCGACACCCCCGACTCCGCCGAGCCGGCCATCTCCGCCGCGGGCCTGGAGGTGCCGGGCGGCGCCAACCTGACCCTCGCGGCCCACCTGGGCGAGGACGGCACCCCGATGCTCAGCGCCTTCGTCAACGACGTCTCCGCCACCGAGGCCGGCCAGGCGCGGCTGACCGTCCGTCACGCCGCGGCCGCCCCGGCCGTCGACGTCCGCGCCGGCGGCAGCCCGGTCATCGAGGGTCTGACCAACCCGGACGAGGAGGTCCTGAACCTCGACGCCGGCACCGTCTCCGCCGACGTCGTGCTCGCGGGCACCGACGAGGTCGTCCTCGGCCCGGCCGACGTCGAGCTCGCCGAGGGCACGAACACGATCGTCTACGCGTGGGGCTCGGCGGAGGACGGCTCGCTCGACCTCGCCGTCCAGACCATCGACGGCCTGCACAGCGCCCCCGAGGGCGTGCCCTCCGGCCAGGGCGGCCTCGCCGACTCCGGCGCCCTGCTCGTGCTGGCTCTCGCCGGCGCCGCCGGTGCCGTCGTCGCCGGTCGTTCCGTCGTCCGCGCCAACGCCACCGTCGCCTGA
- a CDS encoding class F sortase, whose protein sequence is MRPRTRRRTRVDLTALLVTVVCVAVAGWALRGLLADPVPQVDDFGTPENAAVATAGSSPSDDPAGATAVPDDDARTTAVPDPERGSAPVPPTYRSASLAERPARDPAPVRLRVPSVGLDVPLDAVAVAADGQMEVPDDASRAGWYRHGPPPGSAAGSAVVAGHVDDPTGPGAFLALTEAAEGDDVLVDLEDGTTVRYRITARETVAKPELAVDDLFRRDGPSVLRLVTCTGEWSRATGHYTDNLVLTAEPSTS, encoded by the coding sequence ATGCGCCCCCGAACCCGGCGACGGACCCGCGTCGACCTGACCGCCCTCCTGGTCACGGTCGTCTGCGTGGCCGTCGCCGGGTGGGCGCTGCGCGGCCTCCTGGCCGACCCGGTGCCGCAGGTCGACGACTTCGGCACCCCCGAGAACGCCGCGGTGGCCACCGCCGGGTCCAGCCCCTCGGACGACCCGGCGGGGGCCACCGCGGTCCCGGACGACGACGCCCGGACCACCGCCGTCCCGGACCCCGAGCGCGGGTCGGCACCCGTCCCTCCCACCTACCGCTCGGCCTCCCTGGCAGAGCGTCCCGCGCGCGACCCGGCGCCGGTCCGGCTGCGGGTGCCGTCGGTCGGGCTCGACGTCCCGCTCGACGCGGTCGCCGTCGCCGCGGACGGGCAGATGGAGGTGCCGGACGACGCCTCGCGTGCCGGTTGGTACCGCCACGGCCCCCCTCCCGGCTCCGCTGCCGGCTCCGCCGTCGTCGCCGGGCACGTCGACGACCCCACCGGCCCGGGGGCGTTCCTCGCCCTCACCGAGGCGGCCGAGGGTGACGACGTCCTCGTCGACCTCGAGGACGGCACGACCGTCCGCTACCGCATCACGGCGCGGGAGACCGTCGCCAAGCCCGAGCTGGCGGTCGACGACCTCTTCCGCCGCGACGGCCCGTCCGTCCTGCGCCTGGTCACCTGCACGGGCGAGTGGTCGCGGGCGACCGGGCACTACACCGACAACCTCGTCCTGACCGCCGAGCCGAGCACCTCATGA
- a CDS encoding RNA polymerase sigma factor, whose protein sequence is MRAVPDPPAVTVTTGAPAAPLVAEEELAAAWADGDETVVQLAYERWGPLVHGLARRAVGPADAEDVTQQVFLAAWRGRSTYRPADAPLGAWLVGITRRQVADFLRRRHRTAEVPTTAEDLPEGTDPRWSPDDADDLMAVYAELEKIGEPQRQIVLLAYVHDRTQREIAEELDLPLGTVKTHTTRTMARLRSILGGGAR, encoded by the coding sequence ATGAGAGCCGTTCCCGATCCCCCCGCCGTGACGGTGACCACCGGAGCTCCCGCCGCGCCCCTGGTCGCCGAGGAGGAGCTGGCGGCCGCCTGGGCCGACGGCGACGAGACCGTCGTCCAGCTCGCCTACGAGCGCTGGGGACCCCTCGTCCACGGCCTGGCCCGACGTGCCGTCGGTCCCGCCGACGCCGAGGACGTGACCCAGCAGGTCTTCCTCGCCGCCTGGCGGGGACGCAGCACCTACCGCCCGGCCGACGCGCCGCTCGGCGCCTGGCTCGTCGGCATCACCCGCCGGCAGGTCGCCGACTTCCTGCGCCGCCGGCACCGCACCGCCGAGGTCCCGACCACGGCCGAGGACCTGCCCGAGGGCACCGACCCCCGCTGGAGCCCCGACGACGCCGACGACCTCATGGCCGTCTACGCGGAGCTGGAGAAGATCGGGGAGCCGCAGCGCCAGATCGTGCTGCTCGCCTACGTCCACGACCGCACCCAGCGCGAGATCGCCGAGGAGCTCGACCTGCCCCTGGGGACCGTCAAGACCCACACCACCCGCACCATGGCCCGGCTCCGCTCGATCCTGGGAGGAGGAGCGCGATGA
- a CDS encoding anti-sigma factor: MNDLTAVDPHARVAALLHRAGPVEDPPPPRVWSAVERDLSDPSAAPVVPLVRPSRRRTGPQLVAAAAVGALLTWGGLSLLGEEGGDVVASGPLAPLTDTGVGGSVSVVETAGGQRLRVELDDLPDAGDGYLEVWLLRPDVSGMVTLGVLDGTTAEFPLPAGLDLGDYPVVDISREHMDGDPGHGGDSLVRGEVATGAGQNAAPAAPDSTSLEG, from the coding sequence ATGAACGACCTCACCGCCGTCGACCCGCACGCCCGGGTCGCCGCCCTGCTGCACCGCGCCGGTCCCGTCGAGGATCCGCCCCCGCCCCGGGTGTGGAGCGCCGTCGAGCGGGATCTCTCCGACCCGTCGGCCGCCCCCGTGGTGCCGCTCGTGCGGCCCAGCCGTCGTCGTACGGGACCCCAGCTGGTCGCGGCCGCCGCCGTCGGCGCCCTGCTCACGTGGGGCGGCCTGTCCCTCCTCGGCGAGGAGGGCGGTGACGTCGTCGCCAGCGGCCCCCTCGCCCCCCTCACGGACACGGGCGTCGGCGGCTCGGTCTCGGTCGTCGAGACCGCCGGCGGCCAGCGGCTTCGGGTCGAGCTCGACGACCTTCCGGACGCCGGCGACGGCTACCTCGAGGTCTGGCTGCTCCGCCCCGACGTCTCGGGCATGGTGACCCTCGGGGTCCTCGACGGCACCACCGCCGAGTTCCCCCTCCCCGCCGGTCTCGACCTCGGCGACTACCCCGTGGTCGACATCTCCCGCGAGCACATGGACGGCGACCCCGGTCACGGCGGCGACAGCCTCGTCCGCGGCGAGGTCGCCACCGGGGCGGGGCAGAACGCCGCGCCCGCCGCGCCCGACTCCACTAGCCTCGAAGGATGA
- a CDS encoding TspO/MBR family protein, with translation MTPLRRDQLIVTLAAVVWVVGTLIGTGVVGGGGGVEEQGEGSFSDQATLIAPDGPAFSIWSVIYLFLAIYTVWQWLPAAAGSEWARRTRLPAAASLALNGIWLLVVFAGWILGSVLVILAIAISLGVVLRRTAGLPDEGWVPRAAVSVTFGLYLGWVCVATCANVATWLVDLGVPAEGTAPAWTTVAVLVVVVALTALLLTRTDDLVLRLALVAAATWGVAWVAVGRFSGEPASDLVGWAAVVAAVLVVGLGVVSALPRTRAAVRV, from the coding sequence ATGACCCCCCTGCGACGAGACCAGCTGATCGTGACCCTGGCCGCCGTGGTCTGGGTCGTGGGCACCCTCATCGGGACCGGCGTCGTGGGAGGCGGTGGTGGCGTCGAGGAGCAGGGCGAGGGCTCCTTCTCCGACCAGGCCACGCTCATCGCGCCCGACGGTCCGGCCTTCTCGATCTGGTCGGTGATCTACCTGTTCCTGGCGATCTACACGGTCTGGCAGTGGCTGCCCGCCGCGGCCGGCTCCGAGTGGGCCCGCCGCACCCGGCTGCCCGCTGCTGCCTCGCTGGCCCTCAACGGCATCTGGCTGCTCGTCGTCTTCGCCGGGTGGATCCTCGGCTCCGTCCTCGTCATCCTCGCCATCGCGATCTCCCTCGGCGTCGTCCTGCGCCGGACGGCGGGGCTGCCCGACGAGGGCTGGGTCCCCCGGGCCGCCGTCTCGGTGACCTTCGGGCTCTACCTGGGCTGGGTCTGCGTGGCGACCTGCGCCAACGTCGCCACCTGGCTGGTGGACCTCGGGGTCCCGGCCGAGGGCACCGCGCCCGCCTGGACCACCGTCGCGGTCCTCGTCGTCGTGGTCGCGCTCACCGCCCTCCTGCTGACCCGCACCGACGACCTGGTCCTCCGCCTCGCGCTCGTTGCCGCCGCAACGTGGGGCGTCGCCTGGGTCGCCGTCGGCCGCTTCTCGGGCGAGCCTGCCAGCGACCTCGTCGGGTGGGCGGCGGTCGTCGCCGCCGTCCTCGTGGTGGGCCTCGGCGTCGTCTCGGCCCTGCCGCGCACCCGTGCGGCGGTGCGCGTCTGA
- a CDS encoding CPBP family intramembrane glutamic endopeptidase encodes MNPVAELRAFVRAALVTKVPRSQHDPAPVLRRRRIVAAVTLVVGAALLWWSLRLEPGDPLFYLGTALLALTWVVGALLGGPLYLGRAYTRAGTAYARGVVQSLVLGLALLAIFLAGALLVAQVPALRGPVDDLLDHARSGSLALVLLITVVNGVAEEIFFRGALYAAVPERWTVAVTTVVYALTTVGSGVPLLVLAAVCVGLVCALQRRVTGGVLGPAITHITWSSGMLLLLPPLLSTL; translated from the coding sequence GTGAACCCGGTCGCCGAGCTGCGGGCGTTCGTCCGCGCGGCGCTGGTCACCAAGGTGCCGCGCTCCCAGCACGACCCGGCGCCCGTCCTCAGGCGACGTCGGATCGTCGCTGCCGTCACCCTCGTCGTCGGCGCGGCGCTGCTGTGGTGGTCGCTGCGGCTGGAGCCCGGCGACCCGCTCTTCTACCTCGGCACCGCGCTGCTGGCCCTCACCTGGGTGGTCGGGGCCCTCCTCGGGGGGCCGCTCTACCTGGGGCGCGCGTACACCCGTGCCGGCACGGCATACGCCCGGGGGGTCGTGCAGTCGCTCGTCCTCGGACTGGCGCTGCTCGCGATCTTCCTGGCCGGCGCCCTGCTCGTCGCCCAGGTGCCCGCGCTGCGCGGACCCGTCGACGACCTGCTCGACCACGCGCGCTCCGGCTCGCTCGCCCTGGTCCTGCTCATCACCGTCGTCAACGGCGTCGCCGAGGAGATCTTCTTCCGCGGCGCGCTCTACGCCGCGGTCCCCGAGCGCTGGACGGTGGCCGTGACCACGGTCGTCTACGCGCTCACCACCGTCGGCTCGGGCGTGCCGCTGCTCGTGCTGGCCGCCGTCTGCGTCGGTCTCGTCTGCGCCCTCCAGCGGCGCGTCACCGGAGGCGTCCTCGGTCCGGCGATCACGCACATCACGTGGTCCTCCGGGATGCTCCTGCTCCTGCCCCCGCTGCTCTCCACCCTCTGA
- a CDS encoding NAD(P)H-binding protein, translated as MDPHTSRTALVTGASGYVGGLLVPRLLEAGRAVRVLTRSGALRAPWVDDVEVVRGDANDEDDLRRALRGVDVAYYLIHSMDGGGSFAARDRALAEGFGRAASQESVGRIVYLSGLHPDGELSEHLASRVEVGQILLDSGVPTAVLQAATVIGRGSASFEMLRYLTTRLPAMVAPRWLGNRIQPAGIDDVLHWLVAAADLPPEVSRTFDIGGPDVMTYAEMMQVFAEETGQRRRVIVTLPVMTPWLASHWVGLVTPVDAGVAKPLVGSLVHEVVCRESDLGTLVEGPPGGPTPYREAVRRAMHGVPADPAHALGRAGAVAAGLAAAGGLAALSSRRNGRRRG; from the coding sequence ATGGATCCGCACACCTCCCGCACCGCCCTCGTCACCGGCGCCTCCGGCTACGTCGGGGGACTGCTCGTCCCCCGGCTTCTCGAGGCGGGACGTGCCGTGCGCGTCCTCACCCGGTCCGGCGCCCTGCGCGCCCCCTGGGTCGACGACGTCGAGGTGGTCCGCGGTGACGCCAACGACGAGGACGACCTGCGCCGCGCCCTGCGCGGGGTCGACGTCGCCTACTACCTCATCCACTCGATGGACGGCGGCGGCTCCTTCGCCGCGCGTGACCGCGCGCTCGCCGAGGGCTTCGGCCGCGCTGCCTCCCAGGAGTCGGTGGGCCGGATCGTCTACCTCTCGGGCCTCCACCCCGACGGGGAGCTCTCCGAGCACCTGGCCTCCCGCGTGGAGGTCGGGCAGATCCTGCTCGACTCGGGCGTGCCGACGGCGGTGCTGCAGGCCGCGACCGTCATCGGCCGCGGCTCCGCGAGCTTCGAGATGCTGCGCTATCTCACCACCCGGCTGCCCGCGATGGTGGCCCCGCGCTGGCTCGGCAACCGGATACAGCCGGCGGGGATCGACGACGTCCTGCACTGGCTGGTCGCCGCCGCCGACCTGCCGCCGGAGGTCAGCAGGACCTTCGACATCGGCGGCCCCGACGTGATGACCTACGCCGAGATGATGCAGGTCTTCGCGGAGGAGACCGGGCAGCGGCGACGGGTCATCGTCACGCTGCCGGTCATGACGCCCTGGCTGGCGAGCCACTGGGTGGGACTGGTGACCCCGGTGGACGCCGGCGTGGCCAAGCCCCTGGTCGGCTCGCTCGTCCACGAGGTGGTCTGCCGGGAGTCCGACCTCGGCACGCTGGTCGAGGGTCCGCCCGGCGGCCCGACGCCCTACCGCGAGGCCGTGCGCCGTGCCATGCACGGGGTGCCCGCCGACCCGGCGCACGCCCTGGGGCGGGCGGGCGCGGTCGCCGCCGGGCTGGCCGCGGCCGGCGGGCTGGCGGCCCTCAGCTCGCGGAGGAACGGCCGGCGACGAGGGTGA
- a CDS encoding MerR family transcriptional regulator — translation MAVRYTVKQVSQLTGISTDLLRAWERRYGVVSPRRTASRYRLYGDDDVARLRRMAELVAAGSPASLAAEQVLSEHPPMPDVEDVPEGGVPVPARTPVPEVDLEWSPSTPPTTALPPVEALSQAARDLDRELLERTLDQVMTGGSFETIFDEWITPALVAVGDGWAAEEISVAGEHFVSSAVQRRLSQAFEAAGTAVNAPVVLVGLPPRTHHQLAALAFATCLRRRGMDVRYLGSDLPVESWIAAVRRLSPAAVTISVPNPNDSEVGAELVRALADAHPQVLVFAGGGGCVGWPEDLPVTLLPQPVTRAAYELAVTLVAGRSSAS, via the coding sequence GTGGCGGTGCGCTACACGGTGAAGCAGGTGAGCCAGCTCACGGGCATCTCCACCGATCTGCTGCGTGCGTGGGAACGCCGCTACGGCGTGGTCAGCCCGCGCCGGACGGCCTCGCGCTACCGCCTCTACGGCGACGACGACGTGGCCCGCCTGCGTCGGATGGCCGAGCTGGTCGCCGCGGGCAGCCCTGCGTCGCTGGCCGCCGAGCAGGTCCTCTCCGAGCACCCGCCGATGCCCGACGTCGAGGACGTCCCCGAGGGCGGCGTCCCCGTCCCGGCCCGGACACCCGTGCCCGAGGTCGACCTCGAGTGGAGCCCTTCGACCCCGCCGACCACGGCGCTGCCACCCGTCGAGGCGCTCTCGCAGGCCGCCCGTGACCTCGACCGCGAGCTCCTCGAGCGCACGCTCGACCAGGTGATGACCGGCGGGTCCTTCGAGACCATCTTCGACGAGTGGATCACCCCCGCCCTGGTCGCCGTCGGCGACGGCTGGGCGGCCGAGGAGATCAGCGTCGCCGGCGAGCACTTCGTCAGCTCGGCGGTCCAGCGCCGGCTGAGCCAGGCCTTCGAGGCCGCGGGCACCGCCGTCAACGCGCCGGTCGTGCTGGTCGGGCTGCCTCCGCGCACCCACCACCAGCTCGCGGCCCTCGCCTTCGCCACCTGTCTGCGCCGGCGGGGCATGGACGTGCGCTACCTGGGCTCGGACCTGCCCGTCGAGAGCTGGATCGCGGCGGTCCGCAGGCTCTCCCCGGCCGCGGTCACCATCTCGGTGCCCAACCCGAACGACTCCGAGGTCGGCGCCGAGCTGGTGCGCGCGCTCGCCGACGCCCACCCGCAGGTGCTCGTCTTCGCCGGCGGCGGCGGGTGCGTCGGCTGGCCCGAGGACCTGCCGGTCACGCTGCTGCCCCAGCCCGTGACCCGCGCCGCCTACGAGCTGGCCGTCACCCTCGTCGCCGGCCGTTCCTCCGCGAGCTGA